The genomic segment TCTCACCACGGGCGCAGCGTTGGGTCGTTCGGGTTGGCCGAGGTGTTCAGCTTTCACGCCACCAAGTTCCTCAATTCGTTCGAGGGCGGGGCCGTCGTGACGAACGACGGGGCGTTCGCGGCCAAACTCCGACTCATGCGAAACTTCGGGTTCTCCGGCTACGACAACGTGATTTACATCGGGACGAACGGCAAGATGACCGAGGCGTCGGCCGCTATGGGGCTGACGTCGCTGGAGAGCCTGGAGACGTTCGTCGCCGCCAACCGCCGCAACTACGAGGCTTACGCGGCAGAGATTCATGACATTCCGGGTTTGAAGTTGCTTCCTTACGACGCCCGCGAACGAAACAACTACCAGTACATCGTTCTGGAGGTCGACGCCCGCGCGTACGGTCTGACGCGGGACGAAATCGTCGCCGTCCTCCACGCCGAGAACGTACTCGCCCGCCGGTACTTCTACCCCGGCTGCCACCGCATGGAACCGTACCGGTCGTACCACCCTCACGCCGGATTGCTCCTCCCGGAGACGGAAGCGGTCGCCGCCCGAGTGTTGCTTCTGCCGACCGGAACGAGCATGGAGGTGGAGGCCATCCACGACATCGGCCGGATTCTTCGTGCGGCCCGCTCCGAGGTGAGCGCCGTCCGCCGGGCCATCGAGGTTTCCACTCCTGTGGTTGTCAACGGAGCATCATGAGTT from the Fimbriiglobus ruber genome contains:
- a CDS encoding aminotransferase class I/II-fold pyridoxal phosphate-dependent enzyme; translation: MHTTLAILGGRPAFPDPLHVGRPNVGERAALMRRFNEMLDRNWLTNDGPLVKEFEREVAAHAGVEYCVAMCNATVALEIAIRGAGLKGEVIVPSYTFVATAHALQWQEITPVFCDIDPETHNLDPNKVERMVTPRTTGIIGVHVWGRPCAVESLTEIARRRNLTLLFDAAHAFGCSHHGRSVGSFGLAEVFSFHATKFLNSFEGGAVVTNDGAFAAKLRLMRNFGFSGYDNVIYIGTNGKMTEASAAMGLTSLESLETFVAANRRNYEAYAAEIHDIPGLKLLPYDARERNNYQYIVLEVDARAYGLTRDEIVAVLHAENVLARRYFYPGCHRMEPYRSYHPHAGLLLPETEAVAARVLLLPTGTSMEVEAIHDIGRILRAARSEVSAVRRAIEVSTPVVVNGAS